In Ruminococcaceae bacterium BL-4, one DNA window encodes the following:
- the yvrH gene encoding two-component sensor histidine kinase YvrG [cell wall processes and sublancin production and immunity (YvrG)] (Evidence 2a : Function from experimental evidences in other organisms; PubMedId : 11717295, 16306698, 25879813; Product type r : regulator), whose translation MLGQNEIYENLLEKKILLVDDEKDIGDLLEKVLKKDGFKNILKASSGQEAIYLCKRHQPDAIVLDIMLPDIDGIEVCKKIREFSYCPIMFLSSKNDDIDKILGLSSGGDDYITKPFSPREIVFRIKAQLRRQQYDCSNKNNVKQQIISNNLKIDTDGCRVFKNDIELEFTAREFGLLRYLAENPNKIISKERLYEQVWGEDSVGCGNTVMVHIRHIREKIEDDPTNPKLLQTVKGLGYRLVKRDS comes from the coding sequence GCTTGGACAAAATGAAATTTACGAAAATTTGCTTGAAAAAAAGATCCTGCTTGTGGATGATGAAAAGGATATAGGTGATTTGCTTGAGAAAGTGCTTAAAAAGGATGGATTCAAAAATATTCTTAAAGCCTCGAGTGGACAGGAAGCGATCTATCTATGCAAAAGGCACCAGCCGGATGCGATTGTTTTGGACATCATGCTTCCCGATATTGACGGAATAGAGGTATGTAAAAAAATCCGGGAGTTTTCATATTGTCCGATCATGTTTCTGTCTTCCAAAAATGATGATATAGACAAAATATTGGGCTTAAGCAGCGGCGGCGATGATTATATAACGAAGCCTTTCAGCCCGAGGGAGATTGTATTTCGGATAAAGGCACAGCTGCGCAGGCAGCAATATGATTGCTCGAATAAAAATAACGTAAAACAGCAGATAATTTCAAATAATCTGAAAATCGACACTGATGGCTGTCGTGTATTTAAAAACGACATTGAGCTTGAATTTACTGCGAGAGAGTTTGGACTGCTTCGCTATCTTGCTGAAAATCCAAACAAGATCATCAGCAAGGAGCGCCTATACGAACAGGTCTGGGGAGAGGACAGCGTCGGCTGCGGCAATACCGTTATGGTTCATATTCGTCATATCCGGGAGAAAATTGAGGATGATCCGACGAACCCCAAACTGCTTCAAACAGTGAAGGGGCTTGGATACAGACTTGTGAAAAGGGATAGCTAA